In Thermoanaerobacterium xylanolyticum LX-11, the genomic window TTTGTAGATACGGCATTAGATAAAGGCCTTACAAAGATAGGTATATCAGAGCATGGATACAGATTTGATAAGGGATACGACGCATTTGGAAGCGACGGCTTTAGAGGGGAATGGATTAAAAAGTACAATGGTCAAGACATCGATGAATATGTATCTCTTATAAATGAAGCAAAGTCTATGGGACTTCCTGTAAAATTAGGCATAGAAGCAGACTATATACCAGGCAAAGAAAAAGAGCTTATGGATTTCTTAAAGCCATATCCGTGGGATTATGTGATTGGCTCTATACACTGGATAGGTGACTGGGGTATAGATCTTGACGAGTGTCTTGATATCTGGGAGTCATGCGATGTGGACTCTGTATATTTAGAGTATTTTAATATGGTTGAAAAGATGGCTGAAACGTGTATCTTTGACTTCATAGGCCATATCGATTTGGTTAAAATTTTTAAGTACAGACCAACACCAATGGTTTATGATAAAATAGAAGAAAATATTAAGAATATAGCAAAAACCGGGATAGCTGTAGAAGTTTCAACAGCAGGTTGGAGAAAACCTGTAGGTGAAATATATCCCTCGAAAGAGATAATGTCCTTGATTAAAAAGTACAATATCCCTATTCTTGTAAACTCCGATGC contains:
- a CDS encoding histidinol-phosphatase; translated protein: MPSDYHVHIERGPYTIDWLKKFVDTALDKGLTKIGISEHGYRFDKGYDAFGSDGFRGEWIKKYNGQDIDEYVSLINEAKSMGLPVKLGIEADYIPGKEKELMDFLKPYPWDYVIGSIHWIGDWGIDLDECLDIWESCDVDSVYLEYFNMVEKMAETCIFDFIGHIDLVKIFKYRPTPMVYDKIEENIKNIAKTGIAVEVSTAGWRKPVGEIYPSKEIMSLIKKYNIPILVNSDAHTPEDIARDFDKAYNYVKSFGIDTLNYFDKRKRIPYKI